In Anaerolineales bacterium, a genomic segment contains:
- a CDS encoding response regulator, whose translation MAYILVIEDDPHTGRLVEKLLTRAGHRVIIAETGEAGLMHAFETPPDAFLIDLGLPDIDGQTVIALLRQEPNFMTMPLIAFTAYPEANARQLARAYGCTGVIVKPIDSRYFATQVESFVHPPISPQTDAEKELPPS comes from the coding sequence ATGGCATACATTCTTGTGATTGAAGACGATCCCCACACTGGGCGACTGGTGGAAAAACTGTTGACGCGGGCGGGACACCGCGTCATCATTGCCGAGACGGGCGAAGCGGGGTTGATGCACGCCTTCGAGACGCCGCCCGATGCGTTCCTCATTGATCTGGGGTTGCCCGATATTGATGGGCAGACGGTCATTGCCCTGCTGCGGCAAGAACCCAATTTTATGACGATGCCGCTCATCGCCTTCACCGCTTACCCAGAGGCGAACGCTCGTCAACTAGCACGCGCTTACGGTTGTACAGGGGTAATTGTCAAACCCATTGATTCGCGCTATTTTGCCACCCAAGTTGAATCCTTTGTCCATCCGCCCATCTCCCCCCAAACAGATGCAGAAAAGGAACTCCCCCCCTCGTGA
- a CDS encoding GNAT family N-acetyltransferase yields MSIATSSSHLCLPASHYSMDKLATIYNAARVDYIVPMPMNGRRMADYIRCYDIDLGASLVSLDSEGRETGIIMLGVRGGRTWITRLGIIPTTRRSGVGQFLMEQVLARSRALQATSVQLEVIEGNRPAHALFVKLGFQKVRDLLVIRRPPGQPLPVFAPTNAQLFMTDSDEIPSLLSRRDHTPAWTEEKRSILNAGSVQGLGILLDGTEAGWIIYQHLPFQMSHLVMSPNASEAMHQALLYHLHKQHPLQETKVENLPLDHPTWAAFQAFGYVEEFRRIGMHLVF; encoded by the coding sequence GTGAGTATTGCCACATCATCGAGTCATCTTTGCCTGCCTGCCAGCCACTACAGTATGGATAAATTGGCGACAATCTATAACGCCGCCCGGGTCGATTACATTGTCCCTATGCCCATGAACGGGCGGCGCATGGCAGACTACATCCGCTGCTATGATATTGATCTTGGCGCGTCGCTTGTCAGCCTTGATAGCGAGGGGCGCGAGACGGGAATCATCATGCTTGGTGTGCGCGGCGGGCGAACGTGGATCACCCGCTTGGGCATTATCCCGACAACGCGCCGCAGCGGGGTTGGGCAGTTTCTCATGGAGCAGGTATTGGCACGCTCACGGGCACTTCAAGCCACATCTGTCCAATTGGAGGTGATTGAAGGGAATCGCCCTGCCCACGCATTGTTTGTCAAATTGGGGTTCCAAAAGGTGCGTGATCTGTTGGTGATTCGCCGCCCGCCCGGGCAGCCTCTGCCGGTCTTTGCCCCCACAAACGCTCAACTATTCATGACCGATTCCGACGAGATTCCCTCCCTTCTCAGCCGCCGCGACCACACACCGGCATGGACGGAGGAAAAGCGCTCAATTCTCAATGCGGGGAGTGTGCAAGGCTTAGGTATCCTCCTTGATGGGACAGAGGCTGGCTGGATTATCTATCAGCACCTCCCCTTTCAAATGAGTCACCTTGTTATGAGTCCCAACGCTTCCGAGGCGATGCATCAGGCGCTTTTGTACCACCTGCATAAACAACACCCACTCCAAGAGACAAAGGTGGAAAACCTCCCCCTCGACCATCCCACATGGGCGGCTTTTCAGGCGTTCGGCTATGTCGAGGAATTCCGCCGGATCGGAATGCACCTTGTTTTTTGA
- a CDS encoding alpha-glucosidase: MTILHKTLHGTVQITILDHHLIRVRWYAGTQPNPAMSRTWSLVDGQGNAPREGWARSAVDDLFPRPNIPIHESAEGWTFETPLIRVRVQRDPFQITWTEPHTGVELMADVPALSHRRSKAGIVHTLTRHRQDHYYGFGEMSGALDKHSRRMRLRNTDAFAYDAEHANPLYKHIPFYLTLRGLNAEDNDIAAYGLFYDTPFDAEFDMGAEINNYYSDYRSARFAGGDLDYYVILGGRGRDCLRKVVSAYTALTGRIPLPPRWTLGYLGSGMRYTEAEDAQTALAEFITLCQKHGIPCSGFHLSSGYTKAADEKRYVFTWNRVRVNNPQGMTNAFHKAGMGVIANVKPGILTTHPAWESLTAKGMLIRASENDQPDRDLFWGGEAGHLDFTNPATYGWWKDNITAQLLDLGVDHIWNDNNEFNLNADDARCHGFGQTTPLAALKPIQTFLMARASYEAQIEHAPEKTPFVLTRAGSPGTQRYAATWTGDNRSEWAALKYGITTCLGLSLCGFANVGMDIGGFAGDPPDPELFLRWVQAGTFMPRFCIHSWRSDEGENAPWMHPSVLPAVRDYIGLRYKLIPYLYGLVAQAAASGEPIMRPLVYDFPDDPKTHAESFAFLVGSDLLVAPVVEAGERTRRVYLPKGGDWRDWYGETVYNGGQTITLDAPLERIPLLVRAGATIPLE; the protein is encoded by the coding sequence ATGACCATTCTACACAAAACCCTACATGGCACCGTGCAGATCACCATCCTCGATCACCATCTCATCCGCGTTCGCTGGTATGCCGGAACGCAGCCCAATCCGGCAATGTCTCGCACGTGGTCGCTTGTCGATGGGCAAGGGAATGCCCCTCGTGAGGGGTGGGCGCGGTCTGCCGTTGACGATCTCTTTCCGCGCCCAAACATTCCCATCCACGAGAGCGCCGAGGGGTGGACGTTCGAGACGCCCCTCATTCGCGTGCGCGTGCAGCGCGATCCCTTCCAAATCACGTGGACAGAGCCGCACACGGGCGTTGAACTTATGGCGGATGTGCCGGCGCTCTCCCACCGCCGGAGCAAAGCGGGTATTGTTCACACGCTCACCCGCCACCGACAGGATCACTATTATGGCTTTGGCGAGATGAGCGGGGCGCTGGACAAACATTCCCGCCGGATGCGCTTGCGCAATACGGACGCCTTCGCCTACGATGCCGAACATGCCAACCCACTTTATAAGCACATCCCCTTTTACCTCACGCTGCGGGGACTGAACGCCGAGGATAACGATATTGCTGCCTATGGTTTGTTCTACGACACGCCCTTTGATGCCGAATTCGATATGGGCGCAGAGATCAACAACTATTACAGCGATTATCGCTCCGCTCGTTTTGCTGGCGGCGACCTTGATTATTATGTCATTCTCGGCGGGCGCGGGCGGGACTGCCTGCGGAAGGTCGTCAGCGCCTATACAGCACTCACCGGACGAATTCCCCTCCCGCCGCGCTGGACGCTTGGTTACCTCGGCTCAGGGATGCGCTATACCGAGGCGGAGGACGCTCAAACCGCCCTTGCCGAATTCATCACCCTTTGCCAAAAACACGGCATCCCATGCAGCGGCTTTCACCTTTCTTCTGGCTATACAAAGGCGGCAGACGAGAAACGCTACGTCTTTACCTGGAATCGTGTGCGGGTGAACAACCCACAAGGCATGACGAACGCCTTTCATAAGGCGGGGATGGGCGTTATCGCCAATGTAAAACCCGGGATTTTGACGACACATCCGGCATGGGAGAGCCTAACAGCAAAGGGGATGCTCATTCGTGCCTCGGAGAATGATCAGCCTGATCGCGATCTTTTTTGGGGTGGGGAGGCGGGGCATTTGGATTTTACCAACCCCGCCACTTATGGCTGGTGGAAGGACAACATCACTGCACAACTTCTCGATCTGGGCGTCGATCACATCTGGAACGACAACAACGAGTTCAATCTGAACGCCGACGACGCTCGCTGTCACGGCTTTGGGCAGACGACGCCCCTTGCCGCGCTGAAACCGATCCAAACATTCCTCATGGCGCGGGCATCTTACGAGGCACAGATCGAACACGCCCCAGAGAAAACGCCCTTTGTTCTCACGCGGGCGGGCAGCCCGGGGACGCAGCGCTACGCGGCAACCTGGACGGGCGATAACCGTTCGGAGTGGGCGGCGCTGAAATACGGAATCACCACCTGTTTGGGGCTTTCGTTGTGCGGCTTTGCCAATGTGGGGATGGATATTGGCGGCTTTGCTGGCGATCCGCCCGACCCCGAATTGTTCTTGCGGTGGGTGCAGGCGGGGACGTTCATGCCCCGGTTTTGTATCCATTCGTGGCGCAGCGATGAAGGGGAAAACGCCCCCTGGATGCATCCTTCTGTGTTGCCCGCTGTTCGTGATTACATCGGGCTGCGCTACAAGCTGATCCCCTACCTGTATGGCTTGGTCGCTCAGGCAGCGGCAAGTGGTGAGCCGATCATGCGTCCCCTCGTCTATGATTTCCCCGATGATCCGAAAACCCATGCTGAATCGTTCGCCTTTTTGGTGGGAAGTGATCTGCTCGTCGCTCCGGTTGTGGAGGCGGGCGAACGAACGCGGCGTGTCTACCTTCCAAAGGGAGGGGATTGGCGCGATTGGTACGGCGAAACGGTCTACAACGGGGGGCAAACAATCACCCTCGACGCGCCGTTAGAGCGGATTCCTCTCTTGGTGCGGGCGGGGGCGACCATTCCCTTAGAATAA
- a CDS encoding fumarate hydratase has protein sequence MPSHVTDAIPLGLVEELAIELNKRAAMAIPPDVMARFDQLIALETEPLSLLVLEQIKANAELAIKTGRPMCGDTGLPRYYIKVGNDAPRIEGGMVGFENALRRAVALVTKTMPLRPNRVHPLSRLDHDNNIGMHAPEVTYTYEPDADWIDIIAVHKGGLFGSDYRMLFPSDGIKGIKRFFLDVVAEFNRRGLACPPSVIGIGLGGTKDTCFRLGKEAACLRYVPDRNPDPKVAELEDELTELGNRAGFGPMGFPGATAIAAVKIECAYAHTGGLPMSVHHFCHATRRAVVRLYPDGRYEYRPDPAWFTPYYRRTAVEW, from the coding sequence ATGCCTTCCCACGTCACCGATGCGATTCCTTTGGGGCTGGTGGAAGAACTTGCCATTGAGTTAAACAAACGGGCAGCAATGGCGATCCCCCCCGATGTGATGGCACGCTTTGACCAACTAATCGCCTTAGAAACCGAACCCCTCTCCCTTTTGGTCTTGGAGCAAATTAAGGCGAACGCGGAATTAGCAATCAAGACCGGACGCCCCATGTGCGGCGATACTGGACTGCCCCGCTACTACATTAAAGTGGGCAACGACGCCCCGCGCATTGAAGGGGGCATGGTCGGTTTTGAAAACGCCCTTCGGCGGGCGGTGGCGCTGGTGACGAAAACAATGCCCCTCCGTCCCAACCGCGTCCACCCACTGAGCCGCCTCGACCACGACAACAACATCGGGATGCACGCCCCAGAAGTAACCTATACCTACGAGCCGGACGCCGATTGGATCGACATTATCGCCGTCCACAAGGGCGGTTTGTTCGGCAGCGATTACCGAATGCTCTTTCCCAGTGACGGGATCAAAGGGATTAAGCGTTTCTTCCTTGATGTTGTTGCCGAGTTCAACCGGCGTGGGCTTGCCTGCCCGCCCTCAGTGATCGGGATCGGCTTGGGGGGGACGAAGGATACCTGTTTCCGCTTGGGAAAAGAGGCGGCGTGCTTGCGCTATGTGCCGGATCGCAACCCCGATCCGAAGGTTGCCGAACTGGAAGACGAATTGACCGAACTGGGCAACCGTGCAGGCTTCGGTCCGATGGGCTTCCCCGGCGCCACAGCGATTGCCGCCGTGAAGATTGAATGCGCCTATGCCCACACCGGAGGGCTGCCCATGTCTGTCCACCATTTCTGCCATGCCACACGCCGCGCCGTCGTCCGGCTTTACCCTGATGGACGGTACGAATACCGCCCTGATCCGGCATGGTTCACCCCCTATTATCGTCGCACTGCGGTAGAGTGGTAA
- a CDS encoding response regulator transcription factor, with translation MTKVLIVEDEATLAETLMENLTDEGYEVFHAADGEAALAMVRAKMPDLVVLDVMLPILDGLSVCRIIRKDATISHIPIIMLTARGAEVDKIVGLESGADDYIVKPFGLGEFLARVRAMIRRMPGRPALQSELIAHDLRIDLAGRKAFRGANVLQLSHKEFDLLSELMRNQGAVLSRDLILTKVWGYEFFGDKRTVDVHIRWLREKIEDDPSTPQRIVTVRGVGYRFEG, from the coding sequence ATGACAAAAGTCCTTATCGTCGAAGACGAAGCAACCTTAGCCGAAACGCTGATGGAAAATCTGACCGACGAGGGCTATGAAGTATTCCATGCCGCCGATGGCGAGGCGGCGCTGGCGATGGTGCGTGCCAAGATGCCCGATCTGGTCGTTTTGGATGTCATGCTCCCCATTTTGGATGGGTTGAGTGTCTGCCGCATCATCCGCAAAGACGCCACGATCTCGCACATCCCGATCATCATGCTCACCGCACGGGGGGCAGAGGTGGATAAGATTGTCGGCTTGGAGAGCGGCGCCGATGATTATATTGTGAAGCCCTTCGGCTTGGGGGAATTTCTCGCCCGCGTTCGTGCCATGATACGCCGGATGCCCGGACGCCCCGCCTTGCAAAGCGAGTTGATCGCCCACGATTTGCGCATTGACCTTGCCGGACGGAAAGCCTTTCGGGGGGCGAATGTCCTTCAACTGAGCCACAAGGAATTTGATCTGCTCTCAGAATTGATGCGCAATCAGGGGGCGGTTCTCTCCCGCGATTTGATCCTGACGAAAGTCTGGGGGTACGAATTCTTTGGCGATAAGCGCACGGTGGATGTTCATATCCGCTGGCTGCGGGAAAAGATTGAGGATGATCCCTCTACCCCGCAGCGCATTGTCACCGTGCGCGGTGTGGGCTACCGTTTTGAGGGTTAG
- a CDS encoding zinc-binding dehydrogenase: MRAVIIQAHGGVDQLRYIEDFPTPTPQAGEVRVRVRAAALNRLDIWVRNGWEGIKLTLPHILGADAAGEIDALGGGVKGIAVGDRVVINPGITLEGYDPLWEGRENLAPEFRILGEDMSGTYCEYVCVPARNVLKLPDHVGYNESAAAALVFLTAWHSLITRGGLRAGESVLIVGAGGGVNSASIPIAKYAGATVYVVGSSAAKLEEAAALGADHLIDRSLDPDWARAVYKLTGRAGVDVVVDNVGKDTYFQSIRAVKRGGRILTVGNTSGALMELDLRYVFSKQISLIGSTMAPRRDFITVMNLIFAGKLTPKVGAVYPLAEAAAAHIALERGDVFGKIVLTV; encoded by the coding sequence ATGCGGGCAGTCATTATTCAGGCGCACGGTGGGGTTGATCAACTGCGTTACATAGAGGATTTTCCCACTCCCACGCCCCAAGCGGGTGAGGTGCGTGTGCGCGTGCGGGCGGCGGCGCTCAACCGCCTTGATATTTGGGTGCGCAACGGGTGGGAGGGCATCAAACTTACCCTCCCACACATCTTAGGCGCCGATGCCGCTGGCGAGATTGACGCCCTCGGTGGGGGGGTGAAGGGGATCGCCGTTGGAGATCGCGTCGTGATCAATCCGGGGATCACCCTTGAAGGCTACGATCCCCTTTGGGAAGGGCGCGAAAACCTTGCTCCAGAGTTTCGCATCCTCGGTGAGGATATGTCTGGAACGTACTGCGAGTATGTTTGCGTCCCCGCTCGAAATGTCCTTAAACTTCCCGATCATGTTGGCTATAACGAGTCAGCAGCAGCGGCACTCGTCTTTTTGACGGCGTGGCACAGCCTGATCACGCGGGGGGGACTTCGTGCGGGCGAGAGCGTCTTGATCGTTGGGGCAGGCGGTGGGGTGAACAGCGCCAGCATCCCGATTGCCAAATATGCTGGGGCAACCGTCTATGTCGTTGGCAGCAGCGCGGCAAAATTAGAGGAGGCAGCCGCCCTCGGCGCTGATCACCTCATTGACCGCAGCCTTGACCCCGATTGGGCGCGGGCGGTCTACAAACTAACGGGGCGGGCGGGCGTGGATGTCGTCGTCGATAATGTTGGCAAAGATACATACTTTCAAAGCATCCGGGCGGTGAAGCGTGGCGGGCGCATTCTGACGGTGGGAAACACCAGTGGGGCGCTCATGGAGCTTGATTTGCGCTATGTCTTTTCCAAACAGATCAGCTTGATTGGAAGCACGATGGCGCCGCGCCGTGATTTCATCACGGTGATGAACCTGATCTTTGCCGGAAAGTTGACGCCGAAAGTCGGCGCGGTCTACCCTTTAGCCGAGGCAGCCGCAGCGCACATCGCCTTAGAACGCGGGGATGTGTTTGGGAAGATCGTCCTGACAGTGTAG